In a single window of the Niabella ginsenosidivorans genome:
- a CDS encoding serine/threonine protein kinase — MENTTINGYKLKYQLGEGGMAAIWYAENYLQKPAAVKVLQQRFCQMPEVVHRFENEARLMVQLNHPHIRNVYDYSTVDGCPCMIMEYLEGKDLSHRMKEGEWFTAQQLTGWWNSLVDALQYTHRKNIIHRDIKPSNLFLTEEGQIKILDFGIAKLRDNVTVTQTGSRMGTLMYMSPEQVYDVKNLSYKTDSYSLAVTFYHLVSGKPPYDASKISDFEIQENIVRNHLDTSSLPEPWRSLLPLYLAKNPEDRKELRRIDAGMPIADETILFTPVSSKEPVGNIDSSVAAPPLQRTGSNHLGYIFLVFFIVAALVLFALNKDRFMAMLDTHKTAAKQPNKEKTVTKPRPKKNELPPPPAPADTVEARSDTVTSTQVVTSEDLGKLENDIKIRINDYYRTRQDCGSLSRFFRDTVDQYYNKSSEPLTSIQKECAQYHGKWRFTDADIASSSYVFTHNPNGNTYVDFNMLYKIKQKEEDDWIPYNIDVSIVFDKELKIVRIVERRIEKL, encoded by the coding sequence ATGGAGAATACAACCATTAACGGTTATAAACTAAAGTACCAGTTGGGCGAGGGTGGTATGGCAGCTATCTGGTATGCAGAAAATTATCTGCAAAAACCGGCAGCTGTAAAAGTATTGCAGCAACGGTTCTGCCAGATGCCGGAGGTGGTGCATCGTTTTGAAAATGAAGCCCGGCTGATGGTTCAGTTAAATCATCCGCATATCCGCAACGTATATGATTATTCCACGGTGGATGGTTGCCCCTGCATGATCATGGAATACCTGGAAGGCAAAGATCTTTCGCATCGTATGAAAGAAGGAGAGTGGTTCACTGCACAGCAGTTAACCGGTTGGTGGAACAGCCTGGTAGATGCCCTTCAGTACACGCACCGGAAAAATATTATTCACCGGGATATAAAACCTTCCAATCTTTTTCTGACCGAAGAAGGACAGATAAAGATCCTGGATTTTGGCATTGCAAAGCTGCGCGATAATGTTACGGTAACGCAAACAGGTTCCCGAATGGGCACTTTAATGTATATGAGCCCGGAACAGGTATATGATGTCAAAAACCTGTCGTATAAAACCGATAGCTATTCCCTGGCCGTTACTTTTTATCACCTGGTTTCCGGTAAGCCCCCTTATGATGCATCAAAGATCTCTGATTTTGAGATCCAGGAAAATATTGTCCGGAATCATCTGGACACTTCATCACTTCCGGAGCCCTGGCGCAGTTTATTGCCGCTTTATTTAGCAAAGAATCCGGAAGACCGGAAGGAGCTGCGCAGGATAGATGCCGGTATGCCCATAGCAGATGAAACCATCCTGTTTACCCCTGTTTCGTCAAAGGAGCCTGTCGGGAATATAGATTCTTCTGTAGCAGCACCTCCGCTGCAAAGAACGGGCTCAAACCATTTGGGATACATCTTCCTGGTATTTTTTATTGTAGCAGCCCTGGTACTTTTTGCCCTGAATAAAGATCGTTTTATGGCAATGCTGGATACCCATAAAACAGCAGCAAAACAACCCAACAAAGAAAAAACGGTTACAAAACCAAGGCCAAAGAAAAATGAGCTGCCGCCGCCCCCTGCCCCGGCAGATACAGTGGAAGCCAGGTCTGATACGGTAACAAGCACACAGGTGGTAACCAGTGAAGACCTGGGAAAGCTGGAAAACGATATAAAGATCCGGATCAATGATTATTACCGTACCCGGCAGGATTGCGGAAGCTTGTCGCGTTTTTTCCGTGATACCGTAGACCAGTATTATAATAAAAGCAGCGAGCCCCTGACCAGCATCCAGAAAGAATGCGCCCAGTATCATGGCAAATGGCGTTTTACAGATGCAGATATTGCCAGTTCTTCTTATGTATTTACGCATAATCCTAATGGCAATACATATGTTGATTTTAATATGTTATATAAAATAAAGCAGAAGGAGGAAGATGACTGGATCCCCTATAATATAGATGTGTCAATCGTGTTCGACAAAGAACTGAAGATCGTGCGCATCGTGGAAAGAAGAATTGAAAAGCTGTAG
- a CDS encoding PP2C family protein-serine/threonine phosphatase, which translates to MNRTIELYGQTDLGRRREENEDTFIAVPNLWNTPSRALVGAIDGVGGYEGGAEAASMVKETIEEYLQHFSFGAPLQLLKEASIAANNKVYEERGRQEALNRMSCVLSVAVLDADKEMMYIAHVGDSRGYVYRNGHMLKITRDHSDVGMKEDSGYLTEQEAMQHPRRNEISKMAGELFLDAEDSGKYFDIGEHSFLPGDIALFCSDGLTDLVTRAQMAAILSTGESLPKKAQQLIDKANELGGKDNITVVLATYKAAKKAGRKKAVKSTIEVPIAQENIPTEKPAHMQPNTPATVKKKTGLVPVIIAFVIGYLVNWNGTGSFFSKEAAPLPVTDTTAIRMDTLPVSDSSHLQQPDTLINATDTIYKDSAHRNALQGY; encoded by the coding sequence ATGAACAGAACTATTGAATTATATGGCCAAACGGATCTCGGCCGCAGGCGGGAAGAAAATGAGGATACTTTTATTGCCGTTCCCAATTTATGGAACACGCCGTCCAGGGCACTGGTAGGGGCCATTGATGGGGTGGGCGGTTATGAAGGAGGCGCCGAGGCAGCATCGATGGTAAAAGAAACCATTGAAGAATATCTGCAGCATTTCAGTTTTGGCGCGCCTCTGCAATTGCTGAAAGAGGCTTCAATTGCAGCAAATAACAAGGTTTATGAGGAACGCGGGCGGCAGGAGGCCCTGAACCGGATGAGCTGCGTGTTGTCTGTTGCGGTGCTGGACGCTGATAAAGAAATGATGTATATAGCCCATGTGGGAGACAGCCGTGGTTATGTGTACCGGAACGGCCATATGCTGAAAATAACGCGGGACCACTCTGATGTGGGCATGAAGGAAGACAGCGGCTATTTAACAGAACAGGAAGCCATGCAGCACCCGCGCCGGAATGAGATCAGCAAAATGGCGGGGGAGCTGTTTTTAGACGCAGAGGATTCCGGTAAGTATTTTGATATAGGCGAACATAGCTTTCTGCCGGGCGATATTGCCCTGTTTTGTTCTGATGGATTGACCGATCTGGTGACCCGGGCACAGATGGCAGCTATCTTATCAACCGGTGAAAGCCTTCCCAAAAAGGCACAGCAACTGATCGATAAAGCCAATGAACTGGGAGGGAAGGATAATATTACCGTGGTGCTGGCCACTTATAAGGCTGCAAAAAAAGCAGGCAGGAAAAAGGCGGTAAAAAGCACTATTGAAGTTCCTATTGCACAGGAAAATATTCCAACAGAAAAACCAGCACATATGCAACCCAATACGCCTGCTACGGTCAAAAAAAAAACAGGGCTGGTTCCGGTTATCATCGCATTCGTTATCGGATACCTGGTGAACTGGAACGGAACAGGCTCTTTTTTTTCAAAAGAAGCAGCGCCGCTTCCTGTAACAGATACTACAGCGATCCGGATGGATACGCTCCCCGTTTCAGATAGTTCGCACCTGCAGCAACCGGATACCCTGATCAACGCAACGGATACTATTTATAAAGATAGCGCGCACAGGAACGCGCTGCAAGGCTATTAA
- a CDS encoding FtsW/RodA/SpoVE family cell cycle protein, producing MKKRKMTLYPRRIERILLLSVTLLTAAMAFSYYQHKKNEFADADSGYKSGKIVNLSAPLKQAVVEQILTRGGYFTDENYIRFISGRLKDLVDKEGVLPNLGALNKNSLMIPAVDFLNTSGEEGKLRFLNAITRLDMDSALYAQESRAPAKYPDEVAVQNEKTKLAIQGKIRFYHEAGQPDVPAGGVLVKLTEIFPSGYFDTLSTKPDDTVTEFFARTNENGAYEFYNLKKGSNYRVIAIKPGYDFGPAKGVAAIQGTETFRFQGRLHNIPVLDRVAFRQIKNDRVFTVRTPRDFKKEYFTNLALFVLSFWILHFVLWLKNYRSDQFILPLLFFLSGTGIIVLYSMQDPLRDMIHGSGMARCATAVLLFFSVLLFFLKNNPVMRFYHSRWFDPVYALRPGASLLKAPRGYSWMLLSILLMLALFFAGSGPEGSGVKVNLFGFQVSELSKALMIVFFAAYFAVKSEYFRNIPDNRWLVQNSIKMLLLFGFLLCIYAALGDLGPAVVLCLTFLFFYSFAKDEFFPMIAAAAVYVALLIITSRFINTPQHNYLPLVAAVACTGTLAYAFFKKRHESVFFMILIISSFILLATLPFEFTQRLADRNGMFKDIWENQLIGGDQVAHGIWSLNAGGFWGQGLGKGYSSVMPAYHTDMILESIGEELGSIALIAIFLAFGLLTYRSLLAARRTGKPFLFYLVAGIAIATMLQFFLITAGTLGLIPMTGISVPFLSKGNAGIIVTLSLFLWVLILSNERGEAVEMEYIKAHTDNVNAYAILTFFAVLLIFTGSLFWYQYKSGEYIVKPALVLNRKGAWQYSYNPRIGIFLRQIRSGNIYDRNKVLLATSDKTTFDQQKNKLIPLGANPALYAEQLKRDQHRYYPFGPDLLFWLGDYNKEIANDEETGYAAEYRHYTQLKGFDVTYTTSQKTSDRYREDRFLPVTSKESELVKYDYSALVPVLKEGINSKWVTLQNNKDKDIQLSLDVTLNERISEVIRNAAASRAFRTSVVAINAKTGDVLASASNPAPSYRDLKLISNIEPSDYRTIFKQIFQDKVVIPQDLGITFNSRPGSTIKILDATAAMNQYGPEAARFSYFIYPGEIIHKGEPENMNVDMRTAIVRSSNVYFIKLANDKNLQASLFNLYDALGINILNRGGFHFQRPENYDNEKYFKEWNQFVSQGKAIFNNRRLMNTRRRLQSRYSDIAWGQGELMVTPLQMAKMSGLLADSGLLQPSRFLYKSWSSRMVQQDPVTIAKQPETAGLISDFMREQSAKVAAASGLDVHGKTGSPERDKVIQTGKKTTLKRVTDSWYTFFVASPKLNAPVAFTIRIEEIGNSEYAKALAVDILKQLKNAGYF from the coding sequence ATGAAGAAAAGAAAAATGACCTTATATCCCCGGAGAATTGAGCGTATACTGCTGCTCTCTGTTACATTGCTGACAGCAGCTATGGCTTTTTCATACTATCAGCATAAAAAAAATGAATTTGCGGATGCTGACAGCGGGTATAAAAGCGGAAAGATAGTGAACCTGTCCGCGCCTTTAAAGCAGGCCGTGGTAGAGCAGATTCTTACAAGGGGAGGATATTTTACGGACGAAAATTATATCCGGTTCATTTCAGGCAGGCTGAAAGATCTTGTAGACAAGGAGGGCGTATTGCCCAACCTCGGTGCATTGAACAAGAACAGCTTAATGATACCGGCCGTGGATTTTTTAAACACTTCAGGCGAAGAAGGTAAATTACGTTTTTTAAATGCCATTACCCGGCTGGATATGGACAGCGCACTCTACGCACAGGAATCACGGGCCCCTGCAAAGTATCCTGATGAAGTGGCGGTTCAGAATGAAAAAACCAAATTAGCCATTCAGGGTAAGATACGGTTTTACCATGAAGCCGGTCAGCCCGATGTGCCTGCCGGCGGTGTTCTGGTAAAGCTGACCGAAATATTTCCTTCCGGTTATTTTGACACATTGAGCACAAAACCTGATGATACGGTTACAGAATTTTTTGCCCGTACCAATGAGAACGGCGCCTATGAATTTTATAACCTTAAAAAAGGAAGCAACTATCGCGTGATAGCCATAAAACCCGGTTATGATTTTGGACCGGCAAAAGGGGTAGCAGCCATACAGGGCACTGAAACCTTCCGTTTCCAGGGACGGCTGCATAATATACCGGTGCTGGACAGGGTAGCATTCCGACAGATAAAGAACGACAGGGTCTTTACGGTACGCACGCCCCGTGATTTTAAAAAAGAGTATTTTACCAACCTGGCATTATTCGTATTGTCATTCTGGATCCTGCATTTTGTATTGTGGCTGAAAAACTACCGGAGCGATCAGTTCATCCTTCCTTTATTATTTTTTCTTTCCGGTACAGGTATTATTGTTTTATACAGTATGCAGGACCCGCTGCGGGATATGATCCACGGCAGCGGAATGGCCCGGTGTGCAACTGCTGTATTGCTCTTCTTTTCTGTGCTTCTTTTCTTTTTAAAGAACAACCCGGTGATGCGTTTTTATCACTCCCGGTGGTTTGATCCCGTATATGCCCTGCGGCCCGGAGCCAGCCTGTTAAAGGCACCGCGCGGGTATTCATGGATGCTCCTTTCCATCCTGTTAATGCTGGCCCTGTTTTTTGCCGGTAGCGGCCCGGAGGGAAGCGGTGTAAAAGTAAACCTGTTTGGCTTCCAGGTAAGCGAGCTGTCCAAAGCATTGATGATCGTTTTCTTTGCAGCTTATTTTGCCGTAAAATCAGAATACTTCCGTAACATCCCCGATAACCGGTGGCTGGTCCAGAACAGTATAAAAATGCTGCTGTTATTCGGCTTCCTGCTTTGTATTTATGCCGCCCTGGGCGATCTTGGCCCTGCGGTAGTGCTCTGCCTGACCTTTTTGTTTTTCTATTCCTTTGCCAAGGATGAATTCTTTCCCATGATAGCAGCAGCAGCTGTTTATGTGGCGCTGTTAATAATCACCTCCCGGTTTATCAACACGCCGCAGCATAATTACCTGCCGCTGGTAGCCGCTGTTGCCTGTACCGGCACACTGGCCTATGCATTCTTTAAAAAGCGGCATGAGTCTGTGTTCTTTATGATTCTTATTATCTCGTCCTTTATCCTGCTGGCAACCTTGCCGTTTGAATTTACCCAACGGCTGGCTGACCGTAACGGCATGTTTAAAGATATATGGGAAAACCAGCTGATCGGAGGTGACCAGGTGGCGCATGGTATCTGGTCTTTAAATGCCGGAGGGTTTTGGGGCCAGGGATTAGGTAAAGGTTATTCAAGTGTAATGCCTGCTTATCATACGGATATGATTCTTGAAAGCATCGGGGAGGAGCTGGGTAGCATCGCACTGATCGCTATTTTCCTCGCCTTTGGACTATTGACCTATCGTTCCCTGCTGGCAGCAAGAAGAACCGGGAAGCCATTCCTGTTCTATCTTGTAGCGGGTATTGCAATCGCCACGATGCTCCAGTTCTTCCTGATCACAGCAGGCACGCTCGGACTGATCCCGATGACCGGCATCTCCGTTCCGTTCTTAAGCAAGGGAAACGCAGGCATTATTGTAACCCTGTCACTTTTCCTGTGGGTGCTTATTCTTTCCAATGAAAGGGGCGAAGCCGTTGAGATGGAATATATAAAAGCGCACACGGATAATGTGAACGCCTATGCGATCCTTACTTTTTTTGCTGTGCTGCTCATCTTTACCGGCAGCCTGTTCTGGTACCAGTATAAATCCGGTGAATACATTGTAAAGCCTGCGTTGGTGCTGAACCGGAAGGGGGCCTGGCAATACAGCTATAACCCCAGGATCGGGATCTTTCTGCGGCAGATCCGGTCGGGGAATATCTATGACCGGAATAAAGTGCTCCTGGCTACTTCCGATAAAACAACATTTGACCAGCAAAAAAATAAGCTCATTCCGCTGGGGGCAAATCCTGCTTTATATGCGGAGCAACTGAAGCGGGACCAGCACCGGTATTATCCGTTTGGGCCGGATCTTTTATTTTGGCTGGGCGATTATAACAAGGAGATCGCCAATGATGAAGAAACCGGCTACGCCGCAGAGTACCGCCATTATACCCAGCTGAAAGGTTTTGATGTAACGTATACTACTTCTCAAAAAACCTCTGATCGCTACAGGGAAGACCGGTTCCTTCCGGTCACCAGTAAGGAGTCTGAGCTGGTAAAATATGACTACAGCGCATTGGTACCCGTTTTAAAAGAAGGCATTAACAGTAAATGGGTAACCTTGCAGAATAATAAGGATAAGGACATCCAGCTCTCCCTGGATGTTACCTTAAACGAAAGGATCAGCGAGGTGATCCGGAATGCTGCTGCTTCCAGGGCCTTCCGTACTTCTGTTGTTGCTATCAACGCTAAAACAGGCGATGTGCTGGCATCTGCATCCAACCCCGCACCTTCCTATAGGGACCTGAAGCTCATCAGTAATATCGAGCCATCTGATTACAGGACCATTTTTAAACAGATCTTCCAGGATAAAGTAGTTATACCACAGGATCTGGGTATTACCTTTAACTCAAGGCCCGGTTCTACCATAAAGATCCTGGATGCTACCGCGGCTATGAACCAGTACGGCCCGGAGGCCGCGCGGTTCAGCTATTTTATTTACCCCGGGGAGATCATTCATAAAGGCGAGCCGGAAAATATGAATGTGGATATGCGTACCGCTATTGTAAGATCCAGTAATGTGTATTTTATAAAGCTGGCAAATGATAAGAACCTGCAGGCTTCCCTGTTTAACCTGTATGACGCGTTAGGGATCAATATCCTTAACCGAGGCGGTTTTCATTTTCAGCGGCCGGAGAATTATGACAATGAGAAGTATTTTAAGGAATGGAATCAATTTGTATCCCAGGGTAAAGCGATCTTCAATAACCGGCGGCTGATGAATACCCGCAGGCGTTTACAATCGCGTTATTCTGATATTGCCTGGGGCCAGGGCGAGCTGATGGTAACCCCTTTGCAAATGGCTAAAATGTCGGGCCTGTTAGCCGACAGCGGTCTGTTGCAACCCTCCCGGTTCCTGTATAAAAGCTGGAGCAGCAGGATGGTTCAGCAAGATCCTGTAACTATTGCTAAACAGCCGGAAACAGCCGGGTTAATCAGCGACTTTATGCGGGAGCAATCCGCCAAAGTTGCAGCAGCATCGGGGCTGGATGTACATGGAAAAACCGGAAGCCCGGAGCGGGACAAAGTAATTCAGACCGGCAAAAAAACAACCCTGAAAAGGGTTACCGATTCCTGGTATACTTTTTTTGTAGCTTCGCCCAAGCTGAATGCCCCTGTCGCTTTTACGATACGGATCGAAGAGATCGGCAATTCAGAATACGCAAAGGCGCTGGCTGTGGATATTTTAAAACAATTAAAAAATGCAGGGTACTTTTAA
- a CDS encoding FHA domain-containing protein, protein MNWLKKKMEQLAERLNADDELFDKAGEGKQPAEAQQTELLANPELRSPGTASKIDNIEELKEMILGAISNTVRMLGYGDTTVSGLIFHSAYKDNSVENVGLMTLIKDQKFINRIKREFRSRGIAYKDDLTLELVHEPEDAGKFTAIMAGIGVEVITPKGAARKIKAKVVAAEGILWEPEYILEPTGKHYFIGRGKDPKIENGPKIHNDIAFVGIEEKNEEQYKINNFVSRSHAVIVFDKETGAYKLYRSKFLHNPAHKIKVFNTSLDDFNGVTLGNAAVPHILKDGDAICFNDTVVLEFSLLP, encoded by the coding sequence ATGAACTGGTTAAAGAAAAAAATGGAGCAGTTGGCTGAACGGCTTAACGCCGATGACGAGTTGTTTGATAAGGCCGGGGAAGGGAAACAGCCTGCTGAAGCGCAGCAAACAGAGCTGCTGGCAAATCCGGAGTTACGCTCACCGGGAACGGCTTCGAAGATAGATAATATTGAAGAGCTGAAAGAGATGATATTAGGGGCTATCAGCAACACCGTCCGTATGCTGGGGTATGGCGATACTACCGTATCCGGCTTGATCTTTCATTCCGCCTATAAGGACAATTCCGTTGAGAATGTGGGACTGATGACACTGATAAAGGATCAAAAGTTCATCAATCGCATTAAAAGGGAATTCAGATCCAGGGGAATTGCCTATAAAGATGACCTGACCTTAGAGCTGGTGCATGAACCCGAAGACGCTGGAAAGTTTACCGCAATCATGGCGGGGATAGGCGTGGAGGTTATAACGCCGAAAGGTGCTGCCCGAAAAATAAAAGCAAAAGTGGTTGCGGCTGAAGGCATTTTGTGGGAGCCGGAGTATATTCTTGAGCCAACCGGCAAGCATTATTTCATTGGCAGGGGAAAAGATCCCAAAATTGAGAACGGCCCAAAGATCCATAACGACATTGCCTTTGTAGGCATTGAGGAAAAAAATGAAGAGCAGTATAAGATCAATAATTTCGTCAGCCGGTCGCATGCGGTCATTGTATTTGATAAGGAAACAGGCGCCTATAAATTGTATCGGTCTAAGTTCCTCCACAATCCCGCCCATAAAATAAAAGTATTCAATACATCGCTGGACGATTTTAACGGGGTCACTCTTGGAAATGCAGCTGTGCCGCACATTCTGAAGGACGGCGATGCTATTTGTTTTAATGATACCGTGGTGCTTGAGTTTAGCCTGTTGCCTTAA